A region from the Phycisphaeraceae bacterium genome encodes:
- a CDS encoding right-handed parallel beta-helix repeat-containing protein, with amino-acid sequence MTRRKSGHRTQKSSAKLTNLTIQNLVDAAARRGGGTVKIRAGIYHMHDALHLRSGVHLVGEPGAVLKKVPSVSSSLIDCLGFGHYEFRVAEPDRFRVGMGVHLLDDNAGGFYTTVATITDKIGDTFFINRPFSHDYGFLFNGRAVSVYSLIEGDGVQDVSVTGLSLDGNNEKEPFQLNGCRGGGIFLIMSHRVSIRNVEIHHYRGDALSFQQCSDIRVESCEIHHNTASGLHPGSGSVRYVMRKNHLHNNGGYGVFYCLRTTHSICEENLIHHNHLAGISIGERDTDHLIRSNSISNNAGPGIDFRVPNRQSGDRTLVLNNTLRNNCTRFGAAEIVIPRGLANIHLAENIIEPAGGVASAVSVESGVREISAVNNQIAGHPQQSRDFPAGLVETSAPTRLPSVGPAALALDGARHLRVDALQPWER; translated from the coding sequence ATGACGCGTCGGAAATCCGGGCATCGCACACAAAAATCATCTGCAAAACTGACGAACCTGACCATTCAGAATCTGGTTGATGCGGCAGCCCGACGCGGCGGAGGAACGGTCAAAATCCGAGCAGGCATCTATCACATGCACGATGCACTGCACCTGCGCAGCGGGGTGCACCTGGTCGGCGAGCCTGGCGCAGTGCTGAAAAAAGTGCCAAGCGTGAGCTCCAGCCTGATCGATTGCCTCGGCTTTGGACATTATGAATTTCGTGTCGCTGAGCCGGATAGGTTTCGTGTCGGGATGGGTGTTCACCTGCTCGATGACAATGCAGGCGGGTTTTACACGACGGTGGCAACGATCACCGACAAGATCGGCGATACGTTTTTCATCAACCGTCCGTTCTCACATGACTATGGGTTTCTATTCAACGGCAGAGCCGTTTCCGTTTACTCCCTCATCGAAGGTGACGGAGTTCAGGATGTGTCAGTGACGGGATTATCGCTTGACGGCAACAACGAGAAGGAGCCTTTCCAACTCAATGGCTGCCGGGGCGGTGGAATCTTCTTGATTATGTCCCACCGTGTGAGCATCCGGAATGTCGAGATTCATCACTATCGGGGGGATGCACTCAGTTTCCAGCAGTGCAGCGACATCAGAGTCGAGTCGTGCGAAATCCATCACAACACGGCGTCAGGCTTGCACCCCGGCAGCGGCAGCGTACGCTACGTGATGCGCAAAAATCACCTGCATAACAACGGTGGGTACGGCGTCTTTTACTGTCTGCGCACGACCCATTCGATTTGCGAGGAAAATCTGATCCATCACAACCACCTCGCGGGTATCAGCATCGGTGAGCGTGACACAGATCACCTCATTCGTTCCAACTCGATCAGCAACAACGCAGGACCCGGTATCGACTTTCGCGTGCCGAATCGACAGAGTGGCGACCGAACCTTGGTACTCAACAACACGCTGCGAAACAATTGCACTCGTTTCGGAGCGGCGGAGATCGTCATACCGCGAGGTCTTGCCAATATTCATCTGGCGGAGAACATCATTGAGCCAGCCGGCGGCGTCGCCAGTGCCGTTTCAGTTGAGTCCGGCGTACGCGAGATCAGCGCGGTGAATAATCAGATCGCGGGACATCCGCAGCAATCCCGCGATTTCCCGGCGGGTCTGGTGGAGACATCAGCACCGACTCGATTACCCAGTGTCGGTCCCGCAGCACTCGCTCTCGACGGAGCGCGTCATTTACGTGTCGATGCTTTGCAGCCATGGGAGCGATGA
- a CDS encoding MBL fold metallo-hydrolase, whose translation MPAPIKAERLDEGLYRFHDTCNVYVVRGKQGSLAIDFGSGRWLSAAKALGLLPIERVMLTHHHPDQCAGLLRRRKWPFIIDAPANDQVFLTRQGVTKYWKHRYANGVPSSYAVLPRGLPNGMVRFSMEGFTDTLWNDKRVRFISTPGHSQNAISILLDHHGKQIVFCGDAAHANATIHEPFQLEWDHWTGSGALAAWEGIVRISSLAIDLLCPAHGPVIKRHPRTMLRKLAKRLLDFYHAKGSIVAGEPDHYITAEPQPGGAKKLLPSLYQFSVNGYLILSSTGEAMAIDAMHSDGPTIERLLADLSGASITAATATHCHFDHADGLPYLQHRYGTQIVLHPWVAAPLRQPSQHDVPFLPAKPIIADRLLPENGPFRWNEFTFRVAPYPGQTRWHACLMADIDGQRVFFGGDSFQPASRWNGTGGFCALNGSSFAGFRQSARLVMSWKPDLIANGHDTYVTYHRSQFEKIVAWSYQAERATRMLCPRGDLNRDYYLHSPTRIRKRP comes from the coding sequence ATGCCCGCACCGATTAAAGCTGAGCGTCTCGACGAAGGGTTGTACCGTTTTCATGACACCTGCAACGTCTATGTCGTGCGCGGTAAGCAGGGGAGTCTGGCCATCGACTTTGGTTCAGGAAGATGGCTCAGCGCAGCAAAGGCTCTCGGACTGCTGCCCATTGAGCGGGTCATGCTCACCCATCACCACCCCGATCAGTGTGCGGGCCTGCTCCGACGCAGGAAGTGGCCGTTCATCATTGACGCACCTGCCAACGATCAGGTATTTCTTACTCGACAGGGAGTTACGAAGTATTGGAAACACCGCTACGCGAATGGTGTGCCCTCGAGCTATGCAGTGTTACCTCGCGGCTTGCCGAACGGCATGGTCAGGTTCAGCATGGAGGGTTTCACCGACACGCTATGGAACGATAAGCGGGTGCGTTTCATCTCAACTCCCGGCCATAGTCAAAACGCGATTTCCATCCTTCTCGATCATCACGGAAAGCAGATCGTCTTCTGCGGTGATGCAGCCCACGCCAACGCAACGATCCATGAACCTTTTCAACTGGAGTGGGACCATTGGACAGGCAGCGGGGCACTGGCCGCATGGGAAGGTATCGTGCGAATCTCCAGCCTGGCGATCGATCTGCTCTGCCCGGCTCATGGGCCAGTGATCAAACGTCATCCTCGAACGATGCTCAGAAAGCTCGCAAAGCGATTGCTGGATTTCTATCACGCCAAGGGTTCGATCGTTGCGGGTGAACCGGATCACTACATCACAGCCGAACCACAGCCTGGCGGAGCCAAAAAATTATTGCCTTCGCTCTATCAATTTTCAGTTAATGGTTATCTCATCCTTTCGTCCACAGGCGAAGCGATGGCAATCGACGCGATGCACAGCGACGGGCCAACGATTGAAAGACTACTTGCAGATTTGAGTGGTGCGAGCATCACCGCAGCAACGGCTACGCACTGTCATTTCGATCATGCGGACGGTCTGCCGTATCTTCAACACAGATACGGAACGCAGATCGTCCTTCATCCCTGGGTCGCTGCGCCGTTGCGGCAGCCGAGTCAGCACGACGTGCCGTTTCTTCCTGCTAAGCCGATCATCGCCGACCGTCTGCTGCCGGAGAACGGCCCCTTTCGCTGGAATGAGTTCACGTTTCGAGTCGCACCGTACCCCGGTCAGACTCGCTGGCACGCGTGCCTGATGGCTGACATTGACGGACAGCGGGTGTTCTTTGGCGGAGACAGCTTTCAGCCCGCTTCACGATGGAACGGCACGGGCGGGTTCTGCGCCCTGAACGGTTCATCATTCGCGGGCTTCCGTCAAAGTGCACGGCTTGTCATGTCTTGGAAACCGGATCTCATTGCCAATGGCCACGATACCTATGTGACGTATCACCGAAGTCAGTTTGAGAAAATCGTCGCATGGTCATACCAAGCGGAGCGGGCAACGCGGATGTTGTGTCCCAGGGGCGACCTGAATCGTGATTATTATCTGCATTCACCAACACGGATAAGGAAGCGACCATGA
- a CDS encoding PEP-CTERM sorting domain-containing protein codes for MPTNSAPPEFYATSNFLFTEVPEPASLVLLIAGGTMMLQRQRKSA; via the coding sequence ATGCCAACGAACAGTGCCCCGCCGGAGTTTTACGCGACCTCCAACTTTCTCTTCACTGAAGTGCCCGAGCCTGCTTCGCTTGTTCTCCTGATCGCGGGCGGCACGATGATGCTCCAGAGGCAGAGAAAGTCCGCGTAA
- a CDS encoding response regulator transcription factor — translation MSIKVLLADDHRMMLQGLRSLFDREPDMRVVGEASGGRAALEMVRERSPDVVVMEIGMADLNGIDATRQIRKQFPDVKVIALSAFSDKRFIMETLEAGASGYVLKTATSDELLSAIRAANVNQRYLSPEIASSVVDSYLSRRLPFDTSSKSVLGAREREVLQLLAEGKTSKEMAAVLHISASTVEAHRRNIMKKLNIHSVAGLTKYAIRHGLTTL, via the coding sequence ATGAGCATCAAAGTCCTACTGGCAGACGATCATCGAATGATGCTTCAAGGCCTGCGGTCTCTTTTCGACAGAGAACCCGACATGCGGGTTGTCGGCGAGGCATCGGGCGGCAGGGCTGCGCTTGAAATGGTGCGTGAGCGATCGCCGGACGTTGTGGTGATGGAAATCGGGATGGCGGATCTGAACGGCATCGACGCTACGCGGCAGATCCGCAAGCAGTTTCCTGATGTGAAGGTGATCGCTCTTTCCGCATTTTCCGACAAGCGATTCATCATGGAAACCCTGGAAGCCGGCGCTTCGGGTTACGTGCTCAAAACCGCGACCAGCGATGAACTGCTCAGTGCCATCCGCGCAGCCAATGTCAACCAGCGCTACCTTAGTCCTGAAATCGCCAGCTCCGTAGTGGACAGTTACCTGTCGCGGCGTTTGCCGTTCGACACTTCGAGTAAATCCGTTCTGGGTGCCCGTGAACGCGAGGTGTTGCAACTGCTCGCCGAAGGGAAGACCTCCAAAGAAATGGCGGCGGTACTGCACATTTCCGCCAGCACTGTCGAAGCGCACCGGCGCAACATCATGAAGAAACTCAACATCCACAGCGTCGCGGGGCTGACCAAGTACGCCATTCGGCACGGATTGACGACGTTGTAG
- a CDS encoding TlpA family protein disulfide reductase codes for MKYPSSFFIAALSLMTFISPANADAAGEAIKDTIAQAYAGIKTYSATVHFELRQTQGRWRTTQETEIKVAFDRKAGRLLIDKPDVIIAINHSKLFIKSSEEGFEGRHVETTLSTADANASVLLEYEALAKKMPFVAKPPLWDLLFLIGDKPLESINDGESPDIVVPPAKEDDADKRPTITFDSKVGRVRIVADSTTHLIAEVTIDLPADTADEQTKASLYYRFDHVVRDQPIEEKVFTIDTSGSVAVGSLAELMHEAADMGPSLEGQPAPPLDAVTLDGRPASLAEEKADVVVLEFWATWCRADSYLLPALQKVSAWAAQEKSSVAIYAINCEEEADVVKEFWEQKELKLPVLLDKSGKVARAFHIDGAPATVVIHKGTVVRVIPGLGRDAEERLKREITDLLAK; via the coding sequence ATGAAATACCCATCCTCATTTTTCATCGCTGCATTGAGCCTGATGACGTTTATTTCACCAGCGAACGCGGATGCAGCAGGTGAAGCGATCAAAGACACCATCGCTCAGGCCTACGCGGGGATAAAAACGTATTCCGCCACGGTCCACTTCGAGTTACGTCAGACGCAGGGCCGCTGGCGCACGACGCAGGAGACGGAGATCAAGGTCGCGTTTGACCGCAAGGCCGGCCGGCTGCTGATCGACAAACCGGACGTCATCATCGCCATCAATCACAGCAAGCTGTTCATCAAAAGTTCAGAGGAAGGGTTTGAAGGCCGACACGTTGAAACGACGCTGAGCACCGCTGACGCCAACGCTTCAGTTCTGCTGGAGTATGAAGCACTGGCAAAAAAAATGCCTTTCGTCGCCAAGCCCCCGTTGTGGGATCTGTTGTTTTTGATCGGCGACAAGCCGCTCGAATCCATCAACGACGGTGAATCGCCCGATATCGTCGTACCGCCAGCAAAGGAAGATGACGCGGACAAGCGGCCGACGATTACCTTTGATTCCAAAGTCGGCCGCGTGAGGATCGTCGCTGACTCGACGACGCACCTGATCGCCGAGGTCACCATCGATCTGCCCGCGGATACAGCCGACGAGCAGACGAAGGCTTCGCTGTATTACCGATTCGATCATGTCGTGCGTGACCAGCCGATTGAAGAGAAGGTGTTCACGATAGACACGAGCGGATCGGTAGCGGTCGGTTCGTTGGCGGAATTGATGCACGAGGCTGCGGACATGGGGCCATCTCTGGAGGGACAGCCTGCGCCGCCGCTCGATGCGGTCACTCTCGATGGGCGTCCTGCGTCGCTGGCGGAGGAGAAGGCAGACGTGGTCGTGCTGGAGTTCTGGGCGACCTGGTGCCGTGCGGATTCCTACCTGCTCCCTGCTTTGCAGAAGGTCAGCGCGTGGGCAGCTCAGGAAAAATCATCCGTCGCAATCTATGCAATCAATTGCGAGGAAGAAGCAGACGTCGTGAAGGAATTTTGGGAGCAAAAGGAATTGAAGCTGCCGGTGCTGCTCGACAAGAGCGGCAAGGTCGCACGGGCGTTTCACATCGACGGCGCGCCAGCGACGGTGGTCATCCACAAGGGCACAGTGGTGCGCGTCATTCCGGGGTTGGGACGCGATGCCGAGGAACGACTCAAACGCGAAATCACAGATTTACTTGCCAAGTAA
- a CDS encoding efflux RND transporter periplasmic adaptor subunit, translating into MLPDMKLSVLTCALWFIAAALLSIVTGGCEKKDSASRPGIDSRAPVPVVLRQVRVQGVQRQIEVVGTLYGDEDTTVSAKVPGKIVELTCDMGDRVKSGEKLAQIETTDYELAVTQRQLAVRESLAKVGLTQLPADSFDPASVPTVLRAKVQAENAEAKFNRGKMLFEQSSPRISQQEFDDLRTALEVAQRDYDVAVLTARAVVEEARARQGDLLVAQQRLRDASITAPSSVSNETQRSYTVAARMFSVGEYVKEGDRLYRLVDDSIVKLRAAVPERFADQIKVSQKVTIQVESASRQGVGQIARINSQIDPASRTFEIEVVVPNSDRVFKPGAFVRAFIQTHIDKDVVFVPREAVLSFAGVSKVFLVADGKAREVRVDLGGIEGDWVEIVKGLKAGESVVVEGTNKLATGVPVEVKMEATQRPVAPSLPDAASEGSARAVTRKNGT; encoded by the coding sequence ATGCTCCCCGATATGAAATTATCCGTATTGACCTGTGCGCTGTGGTTTATCGCGGCGGCTTTGCTGTCCATCGTGACGGGAGGATGTGAGAAGAAGGACAGCGCCAGCCGGCCGGGTATCGATTCCCGTGCCCCGGTGCCCGTCGTGCTGCGACAGGTGCGTGTGCAGGGAGTGCAACGTCAAATCGAGGTGGTAGGCACTCTCTATGGCGATGAGGACACCACCGTATCCGCCAAAGTTCCCGGTAAGATTGTCGAGTTGACCTGCGATATGGGTGATCGCGTCAAGTCAGGGGAAAAGCTGGCGCAGATTGAAACGACCGATTACGAGCTGGCGGTCACGCAGCGACAACTCGCAGTGCGCGAATCGCTGGCCAAGGTTGGTTTAACCCAACTGCCTGCGGATTCATTCGATCCAGCCTCTGTCCCGACTGTTCTGCGCGCCAAGGTACAGGCAGAAAACGCGGAGGCGAAGTTCAACCGTGGCAAGATGCTGTTCGAGCAGTCGTCGCCACGCATCAGCCAACAGGAGTTCGACGATCTGCGCACCGCGCTGGAAGTCGCCCAACGTGATTATGACGTGGCGGTACTTACCGCCAGGGCCGTGGTGGAAGAGGCTCGGGCGCGGCAGGGTGATCTGCTTGTCGCGCAGCAACGTCTCCGTGATGCGTCCATTACCGCGCCTTCATCCGTCAGCAACGAAACGCAGCGATCCTACACCGTTGCTGCCCGTATGTTTTCGGTCGGCGAGTATGTCAAGGAAGGGGACCGTCTCTATCGTCTGGTGGATGACAGTATCGTCAAACTCCGCGCCGCCGTCCCCGAACGCTTCGCAGATCAGATCAAAGTCAGCCAGAAGGTAACAATCCAGGTTGAGTCAGCCTCCAGGCAAGGCGTTGGTCAGATTGCCCGCATCAATTCGCAGATTGATCCTGCTAGTCGGACTTTCGAGATCGAAGTTGTTGTGCCCAATTCGGATCGTGTCTTTAAGCCCGGCGCGTTTGTACGAGCGTTTATCCAGACCCACATCGACAAAGACGTGGTCTTTGTACCCAGAGAGGCGGTCCTCAGCTTTGCGGGTGTGAGTAAAGTTTTCCTTGTCGCCGACGGCAAAGCCAGGGAAGTCCGTGTGGATTTGGGTGGTATTGAGGGCGATTGGGTCGAGATCGTCAAGGGGTTGAAAGCGGGGGAGTCCGTGGTCGTAGAAGGCACAAACAAGCTGGCTACGGGTGTGCCGGTTGAAGTGAAGATGGAAGCTACTCAGCGTCCCGTGGCTCCCTCCTTGCCGGATGCTGCCAGTGAGGGCAGCGCACGCGCAGTCACCCGGAAAAACGGCACATGA
- the queC gene encoding 7-cyano-7-deazaguanine synthase QueC: MHQPKTVVLFSGGIDSTTMLFHLRQAGHEVLALCVDYGQRHRTELSRAARIAEAWSIPLETADLRAITRLLAGSSQTDPAVQVPLGHYTDESMKATVVPNRNMIMLAVAAGWAITQQASAVAYGAHSGDHAIYPDCRPQFADALALAISLCDWRSVELIRPFVNMSKTQIVTLGHSLGVPFARTWSCYQGESLHCGACGTCIERREAFLLAGVPDPTDYSENAPAMSPRGDVDWSRTITGKVRA, encoded by the coding sequence TTGCATCAACCTAAAACCGTGGTGCTGTTTTCCGGCGGCATCGACTCGACCACGATGCTCTTTCACCTGCGACAGGCCGGCCACGAAGTGCTTGCCTTGTGTGTGGACTACGGCCAACGTCATCGCACGGAGCTGTCACGAGCTGCTCGGATCGCTGAGGCATGGTCGATCCCGCTTGAGACCGCCGACCTCCGCGCGATCACCCGTCTGCTCGCGGGATCAAGTCAGACCGATCCTGCGGTTCAGGTTCCGCTGGGACACTACACCGATGAGTCGATGAAGGCCACCGTCGTTCCCAACCGCAACATGATCATGCTCGCGGTTGCGGCAGGCTGGGCGATTACGCAGCAGGCATCGGCAGTCGCTTACGGAGCGCATTCCGGCGATCACGCCATATACCCGGATTGTCGACCGCAGTTTGCTGACGCACTTGCGCTTGCCATCAGCCTCTGCGATTGGCGCAGCGTGGAACTCATCCGGCCGTTTGTGAACATGAGCAAAACGCAAATCGTCACCCTTGGCCACAGCCTCGGAGTCCCGTTCGCCAGGACATGGAGCTGTTATCAAGGCGAATCGTTGCATTGCGGCGCGTGCGGGACTTGTATCGAGCGGCGTGAGGCATTTTTGCTGGCAGGTGTGCCCGATCCGACGGACTACAGCGAAAATGCGCCTGCGATGTCACCTCGCGGTGATGTGGATTGGAGTCGGACGATTACGGGAAAGGTTCGCGCATGA
- the modA gene encoding molybdate ABC transporter substrate-binding protein, whose amino-acid sequence MMLRAVILSLLISVVASAETIRVSAAISLRGVLETIAKNYEKETGERIELRFGSSGQIMTQIKGGAPVDVFISAADRQVNELVEAGQVDAQSVRVVAGNELVLIVSADAKDPPRDFTELVTDKVTRLAMGEPRTVPAGMYAEQTLRYFKLEDTLQKRIVYGTNVRQVLDYVIRGEVSAGLVYATDAREAGDKVKVIAIAPAGAHEPIHYPAALIKGSSQGVASGRFLDYLAGPSSQEVLKRFGFSAPTEKPAATQPDKQPETRPSERESRLPNVSHQSGAGVLCDASGLVTRVESLYS is encoded by the coding sequence GTGATGTTGCGAGCAGTCATCTTGAGCCTGTTGATATCGGTCGTCGCCTCGGCTGAGACGATCCGGGTGTCGGCTGCGATCAGTCTGCGCGGCGTGCTCGAAACCATCGCAAAAAATTATGAAAAGGAAACGGGCGAGCGCATCGAGTTGCGCTTCGGTTCATCCGGCCAGATCATGACGCAGATCAAAGGCGGTGCGCCGGTGGATGTATTCATCTCCGCCGCTGATCGTCAGGTGAACGAGTTAGTGGAAGCGGGGCAGGTTGATGCCCAAAGTGTTCGTGTGGTTGCGGGAAACGAACTGGTGTTGATCGTTTCCGCAGACGCGAAAGACCCTCCCAGGGACTTCACAGAATTGGTAACGGACAAAGTGACTCGACTGGCTATGGGTGAACCGCGCACGGTTCCGGCCGGCATGTACGCAGAACAGACGCTCAGATATTTCAAGCTCGAAGATACGCTCCAAAAGCGGATCGTGTATGGCACAAACGTAAGACAAGTACTCGACTATGTGATCCGTGGAGAGGTATCAGCTGGACTGGTGTACGCCACCGACGCCAGGGAAGCGGGCGACAAAGTGAAGGTCATCGCGATTGCACCGGCTGGTGCTCACGAGCCGATTCACTATCCAGCAGCGCTGATCAAGGGCAGTTCACAGGGCGTCGCATCCGGACGGTTTCTCGATTATCTGGCTGGACCGTCTTCGCAGGAAGTGTTGAAGAGATTCGGGTTTTCTGCACCGACGGAGAAACCAGCTGCCACTCAACCAGACAAACAACCAGAGACTCGACCGAGTGAAAGAGAGAGTCGGTTGCCGAATGTAAGCCATCAGTCGGGAGCGGGCGTCCTGTGTGATGCGTCGGGTCTGGTTACCCGGGTCGAATCCTTGTATTCATGA
- a CDS encoding TolC family protein, with amino-acid sequence MFVTSVMHGCKVDQEKEIATYRRVLEADVKGNVIRLAQGEPVSLTRVMLLANQDNERLNIEGENYLQAIIAKKRLLADFMPTVSFGPTTVMRDPVSGGTSSSKRTTTDAVVGSGYVNFNPVQNLQDVRAADFTIEQRRAILLDAKATLLIDVAQAFYQVLRSERQVEVLANSLAVQEERVADVRALLEVGTGRPLELSQAQAQAADTRVQVAQARGDVTNARSVLAFLVGTPQVTGPLVDDFDVSADLPTEAEFLQAAYRLRQDLAAVNAKVRAQRYGVDSAMAQHYPSVSLNLDYFVYRESVPSASLYTALIEANVPVFTAGRIHQEVRAAWSAFRQAKFEESLTRRQVKQDIEIAYQNLITSEHRLKELRVQVDTAQEAFDQAADLVRVGRATNLERLVAQDQLLNAQLLLTSELFTRKVDFLELQRAAGLLGVDPITPATQPTTTPATAPSP; translated from the coding sequence ATGTTCGTGACAAGCGTGATGCACGGCTGCAAGGTGGATCAAGAGAAAGAAATCGCAACCTATCGCCGTGTGCTTGAAGCCGATGTCAAGGGAAACGTGATTCGTCTCGCACAGGGCGAACCTGTTTCGCTTACACGTGTGATGCTGCTGGCTAATCAGGACAACGAGCGGCTGAACATCGAAGGTGAAAATTATCTTCAAGCGATCATCGCCAAGAAACGTCTGCTCGCAGACTTCATGCCGACGGTGAGTTTCGGCCCGACGACCGTGATGCGTGATCCCGTCTCCGGCGGGACAAGCAGTTCAAAACGCACAACGACGGATGCGGTAGTCGGGAGCGGCTATGTGAACTTCAATCCTGTGCAGAATCTTCAGGACGTTCGCGCCGCAGATTTTACGATTGAGCAACGTCGTGCCATTCTGCTCGATGCCAAGGCAACTCTTTTGATCGACGTAGCGCAGGCGTTTTATCAGGTTCTTCGTTCAGAACGACAGGTTGAGGTTCTGGCAAACTCGCTGGCTGTGCAGGAAGAACGAGTAGCCGATGTTCGGGCACTGCTCGAAGTGGGTACTGGCCGGCCGCTCGAACTCTCTCAAGCTCAGGCTCAAGCTGCCGACACGCGCGTACAGGTTGCCCAGGCGCGAGGCGACGTCACCAACGCCAGATCGGTACTCGCGTTTCTCGTTGGAACGCCTCAGGTGACTGGCCCGCTCGTAGATGACTTCGACGTTTCTGCTGATCTGCCGACGGAGGCGGAGTTCCTGCAAGCCGCCTACCGCTTGCGGCAGGACCTTGCCGCGGTTAACGCTAAAGTGAGGGCGCAGCGATATGGGGTCGACTCCGCCATGGCGCAGCATTACCCGTCCGTTTCTCTGAATCTCGACTACTTTGTTTATCGCGAGAGCGTGCCATCTGCGAGCCTCTATACCGCACTCATCGAAGCCAACGTTCCCGTCTTCACCGCAGGACGGATTCATCAGGAAGTTCGTGCTGCGTGGTCCGCTTTTCGACAAGCGAAATTCGAAGAATCACTGACCCGGCGGCAGGTGAAGCAGGACATCGAAATCGCCTACCAAAACCTGATCACCAGTGAGCATCGCTTAAAAGAGCTGCGCGTCCAGGTGGATACCGCGCAGGAGGCTTTTGACCAGGCTGCGGATCTGGTTCGAGTCGGTCGTGCGACAAACCTCGAACGACTCGTTGCACAGGATCAGTTGCTCAATGCCCAACTTCTATTGACCAGTGAGTTATTCACACGCAAGGTTGATTTCCTTGAGCTTCAACGTGCGGCTGGATTGCTGGGTGTCGATCCCATCACACCCGCGACTCAGCCGACAACAACCCCCGCGACCGCTCCATCACCCTAG
- a CDS encoding zinc-binding alcohol dehydrogenase → MNATALVCSQDQKFQIAPVELPQLRPQDILVRNHWSGVSIGTEFAVIRGKLNWGAFPLCTGYQSVSTVERIGEGVTRFKVGDKVYHRGGRGPLKMGNQNVSCASGGHASHSVVDSTEGTHTAAILPPGVDEAVASLFVVAAVGYNGVNMAQVQTGDRVVVFGSGLIGLGVVAAAALRGAVVTVIDLDARKLEIAGKLGARHLIDSSKENASVEVSKIAPGGADVVFESTGVPMCVDMAMGLCKTTGKFVFQGNYGAKPLSFNFLVPHSKRVTAYFPCDDGYQPCRQAVMAHLATGTLKWHEVITHRVKAAEAPALYTRINAGGDTSEILGAVIQW, encoded by the coding sequence ATGAACGCAACCGCTCTCGTCTGCTCACAGGATCAAAAGTTTCAGATCGCACCGGTCGAACTGCCTCAGTTGCGACCACAGGACATTCTGGTTCGCAATCACTGGTCGGGTGTCAGTATCGGCACCGAATTCGCAGTGATCCGAGGAAAGCTTAACTGGGGAGCGTTTCCGCTCTGCACGGGCTATCAGTCGGTGAGTACCGTCGAGCGCATCGGTGAGGGTGTGACACGATTCAAGGTGGGGGACAAGGTTTACCATCGCGGAGGCCGCGGTCCACTCAAGATGGGTAATCAAAACGTCTCGTGCGCCTCGGGCGGACATGCTTCACATTCCGTGGTTGATTCGACGGAAGGTACGCATACGGCCGCGATTCTGCCGCCGGGTGTGGATGAGGCCGTGGCGTCGTTGTTCGTCGTCGCAGCAGTCGGCTACAACGGCGTGAATATGGCTCAAGTGCAAACGGGCGACCGTGTCGTTGTATTCGGCTCCGGGTTGATTGGTCTGGGAGTCGTGGCGGCTGCTGCGCTGAGAGGCGCGGTCGTGACCGTCATTGATCTAGACGCGAGAAAGCTTGAGATTGCCGGTAAGCTCGGCGCGAGACACCTGATTGACTCCTCAAAGGAAAATGCATCCGTGGAAGTGAGCAAAATCGCTCCCGGCGGCGCAGACGTGGTATTCGAGTCCACCGGCGTGCCCATGTGCGTGGACATGGCGATGGGACTGTGCAAGACAACCGGAAAATTCGTTTTTCAGGGTAATTACGGAGCCAAACCACTGTCGTTTAACTTTCTGGTCCCACACTCCAAACGGGTGACAGCATACTTCCCGTGTGATGACGGTTACCAGCCTTGCCGTCAGGCTGTAATGGCGCATCTGGCGACAGGAACGCTCAAGTGGCACGAGGTCATCACCCATCGGGTCAAAGCTGCGGAGGCCCCCGCGCTTTACACTCGGATCAACGCAGGCGGTGATACCAGCGAAATCCTGGGCGCGGTGATCCAGTGGTGA